A region from the Triticum aestivum cultivar Chinese Spring chromosome 3D, IWGSC CS RefSeq v2.1, whole genome shotgun sequence genome encodes:
- the LOC123074939 gene encoding protein G1-like7 encodes MDSSGPGPSSSVVGGGSAPDVAPKPPAQLSRYEAQKRRDWNTFLQYLRNHKPPLTLARCSGAHVIEFLRYLDQFGKTKVHAVGCAFYGQPSPPGPCPCPLRQAWGSLDALIGRLRAAYEESGGAPESNPFAARAVRIYLREVRDSHAKARGIPHEKKKRKRAPQAAEASGSSAGAGAVFDRDVEGSAGDGALAASAAQAGAGDGGSTAPNIP; translated from the coding sequence ATGGATTCCTCCGGCCCCGGCCCGTCATCCTCcgtcgtcggcggcggcagcgcgccAGACGTTGCGCCGAAGCCGCCTGCGCAGCTGAGCAGGTACGAGGCGCAGAAGCGCAGGGACTGGAACACGTTCCTGCAGTACCTGCGGAACCACAAgccgccgctgacgctggcgcggTGCAGCGGCGCGCACGTGATCGAGTTCCTCAGGTACCTGGACCAGTTTGGCAAGACCAAGGTGCACGCCGTCGGCTGCGCCTTCTACGGCCAGCCCAGCCCGCCGGGGCCGTGCCCGTGCCCACTGCGCCAGGCGTGGGGGTCCCTCGACGCGCTCATCGGCCGCCTGCGCGCGGCCTACGAGGAGAGCGGCGGCGCGCCGGAGTCGAACCCCTTCGCCGCGCGGGCCGTCCGGATCTACCTGCGCGAGGTGCGCGACTCGCACGCCAAGGCGCGCGGGATCCCGCACGAAAAGAAGAAACGGAAGCGCGCGCCGCAGGCCGCTGAGGCATCTGGTTCATCGGCCGGCGCCGGAGCAGTCTTTGACAGGGACGTCGAGGGTAGCGCCGGCGATGGTGCTCTTGCTGCGTCCGCCGCGCAGGCTGGAGCTGGAGACGGTGGCAGCACTGCACCGAACATCCCTTGA